The following proteins are co-located in the Desulfoscipio sp. XC116 genome:
- a CDS encoding flagellar hook-length control protein FliK: MPAIQANYSTDGTSSALQSNANNDFKQILNVLSGAVVGSGKKDRAETTGEMDSEQLAHKSAGKSLSDEEICDVLQAACAGQLPIEQIAQLLALDSSLSTGQMLHEIPANQGPSGISPEAMALLAQLLLQSNGDSGAEQMTAVQAGFEKPIAQTSADTSLAAAMRNLSQTDITILNTIASRAAEIMQSKTLPDSITGPVLRGYEANAAGSKTGSQYNGIPLSQLTARWQELFVPNNLTRVSVKQAGEPANTAVSGLTTQGNAMTSNMETKQNTTVSGLTTACLNSDDYAIALAKANRPVQGTVLNNNSKNMLAMNTTAFTVSDIEAEANKGAAVVQSGSAMQTGTKNALPLSIQTLILGGPGQQTYAANTPTANALSGETSKDTGGNSQQLDGAQMAMNITSSSTAGTAKAAGGEMPALLKSSDNALFMQLADAVRGQVSKDGQGQTQVRLQLHPANLGEVSIKLTYRDGNITTHFHAATEQARQAIENCLPQLREVLAGHQLNLQSATVSAGDEGSRWGQRENQGQQYSKKRGANITKSGQVTETITGTSPEAMLTGDANRLNSFA, encoded by the coding sequence ATGCCGGCTATACAGGCAAACTATAGTACGGATGGAACGTCTTCTGCGCTTCAGTCAAATGCAAATAATGACTTTAAACAAATTCTCAATGTGCTGTCCGGCGCTGTGGTTGGCAGCGGGAAAAAAGACCGTGCTGAAACGACAGGGGAAATGGACAGCGAGCAATTGGCACATAAATCCGCGGGTAAATCTTTGTCCGATGAGGAAATATGTGATGTTTTGCAAGCGGCTTGCGCCGGGCAACTGCCCATCGAACAAATAGCTCAGTTATTAGCACTGGATAGCAGCTTATCAACCGGGCAAATGCTGCATGAAATACCGGCTAATCAAGGCCCATCCGGTATTTCACCGGAAGCTATGGCTTTGCTTGCTCAATTGCTGTTGCAGTCAAACGGTGATTCCGGGGCGGAGCAGATGACAGCCGTACAGGCAGGTTTTGAAAAGCCAATAGCACAAACATCCGCTGATACATCCTTAGCTGCTGCCATGCGTAATTTAAGCCAAACTGATATTACAATATTGAATACGATAGCAAGCCGGGCAGCGGAAATAATGCAAAGCAAAACTTTGCCGGACTCGATAACAGGTCCGGTTCTGCGTGGTTATGAGGCAAATGCCGCCGGCAGTAAAACAGGGTCTCAATATAACGGAATACCGCTGTCCCAATTAACGGCCCGGTGGCAAGAATTATTTGTACCAAACAATTTAACCCGGGTTAGTGTTAAACAGGCGGGAGAACCGGCTAATACCGCTGTTTCCGGTTTAACCACCCAGGGAAACGCGATGACAAGTAATATGGAAACAAAACAAAATACCACTGTTTCCGGTTTAACCACAGCCTGCCTGAATTCCGACGATTATGCCATCGCTTTGGCAAAAGCAAACAGGCCGGTACAGGGGACAGTACTAAACAATAATTCAAAAAACATGTTAGCAATGAATACAACCGCATTTACGGTATCCGACATTGAAGCAGAAGCAAACAAAGGAGCTGCTGTTGTTCAATCGGGCTCCGCAATGCAAACCGGGACAAAAAATGCCTTACCCCTAAGTATTCAAACGTTAATTCTGGGTGGTCCGGGCCAACAAACATATGCGGCTAATACACCGACTGCCAACGCGTTATCAGGAGAAACATCGAAGGATACCGGTGGAAACAGCCAGCAACTTGACGGCGCACAGATGGCTATGAATATAACGTCGTCTTCCACAGCCGGTACAGCTAAAGCAGCGGGCGGTGAAATGCCCGCCTTGTTAAAATCCAGTGATAATGCGCTGTTTATGCAGCTGGCAGATGCTGTTCGAGGGCAAGTAAGTAAGGACGGTCAGGGGCAAACGCAAGTCAGACTGCAATTGCACCCGGCTAACTTGGGTGAAGTGAGCATTAAACTCACCTATAGAGATGGTAATATAACGACTCATTTTCATGCCGCTACCGAACAAGCCAGACAGGCCATTGAAAATTGTTTACCTCAATTGCGTGAAGTTCTGGCCGGACACCAGCTGAATCTGCAAAGCGCCACAGTATCCGCGGGAGATGAAGGCAGCCGCTGGGGGCAGCGGGAGAACCAGGGGCAGCAATATAGTAAAAAACGCGGTGCAAATATAACTAAATCGGGCCAAGTTACCGAAACGATCACCGGAACGAGTCCGGAAGCAATGTTGACAGGCGATGCCAACCGGCTTAATTCATTTGCTTAG
- a CDS encoding flagellar protein FlaG, giving the protein MRIDSVDVGLINTNTYKPPVTREGQSEPDGAEEQYGQRVERGELEKALGQLNDTMEAYSTKIRFELHEESGEMMVKVINGQDGTVIREIPPEKVLNMVAYFKKILGIIVDKFI; this is encoded by the coding sequence ATGAGAATAGACAGTGTGGATGTCGGCTTAATTAATACAAATACATATAAACCACCAGTAACCAGGGAGGGACAGTCAGAGCCGGACGGTGCGGAAGAACAATACGGGCAGCGGGTTGAGCGGGGAGAACTGGAAAAGGCCCTGGGCCAGTTAAATGATACAATGGAAGCTTATTCAACCAAAATTCGTTTTGAGCTTCATGAAGAAAGCGGCGAAATGATGGTTAAGGTTATAAATGGGCAAGATGGCACTGTGATTCGGGAGATACCACCGGAAAAGGTACTTAATATGGTGGCATATTTTAAAAAGATATTGGGAATTATTGTCGATAAGTTTATTTAA
- the flgC gene encoding flagellar basal body rod protein FlgC: MALFESFGISASGMTANRFWSDLVANNVANIHSSGTPGDPTNQPYRRQVPVFAEMLRQQTGAALPNAAEMPGKGVQVTQLINVDNEPLLVHDPGHPDADPETGYVAYPNINILNEMVSLIAASRAYQSNVTVLESAKSMALAALEMGR; this comes from the coding sequence ATGGCGTTATTTGAAAGTTTTGGTATTAGCGCTTCGGGCATGACGGCCAACCGGTTTTGGTCTGATTTGGTCGCCAATAATGTGGCCAATATTCACAGCAGCGGCACTCCGGGTGATCCGACCAATCAGCCTTATCGTCGGCAGGTGCCGGTTTTTGCTGAAATGTTGCGCCAGCAAACAGGCGCGGCTCTCCCAAATGCCGCTGAAATGCCGGGCAAAGGGGTGCAGGTAACTCAGCTGATAAATGTGGATAATGAACCTTTATTGGTACATGATCCCGGCCACCCGGACGCTGATCCGGAAACCGGCTATGTGGCTTATCCCAATATTAATATTTTAAACGAGATGGTTAGCTTAATAGCAGCTTCCAGAGCCTACCAATCTAATGTCACCGTTTTGGAATCGGCCAAAAGCATGGCTCTTGCCGCATTGGAAATGGGTAGGTAA
- a CDS encoding FliH/SctL family protein translates to MPLSHKIIRYKEIILDDLSLKHSLDLRHRFTVHKTKDHPEQDEIKQVDETCEGNQEIDNMIQELLSGAKREAEDILQKARKNAVGIITGARQKAALEAEKIKEDAAGEGRDKGYNAGMDEAIKEASSIKSEAKAVLAQAEEARREKLAHIKDEVRCLALEIAEKLLNRELQTNAEAVMAIVDEAMQMVGNRPYVLLWVHSRDKQICEKHRDQLLGHLPPKAELQITADDAVEPGGCVVETDYSKVDARLSTRWQSLLAAIKEESE, encoded by the coding sequence ATGCCATTATCACATAAAATTATACGCTATAAAGAAATAATTTTGGATGATTTATCCCTGAAGCATTCTTTAGATTTAAGGCATAGATTTACAGTGCATAAAACGAAAGACCATCCGGAGCAAGATGAAATCAAACAAGTCGATGAAACATGCGAAGGAAATCAAGAAATTGATAATATGATTCAGGAGTTGTTATCCGGGGCCAAGCGTGAGGCTGAAGATATTTTGCAAAAGGCTCGCAAGAATGCTGTAGGTATTATAACCGGCGCCCGGCAAAAAGCAGCTTTGGAGGCTGAAAAGATAAAGGAGGATGCGGCCGGAGAGGGACGGGACAAGGGTTACAATGCCGGCATGGATGAAGCAATAAAAGAAGCGTCTTCCATTAAATCGGAAGCTAAAGCAGTGCTGGCACAGGCAGAAGAGGCTCGCCGGGAAAAGCTGGCCCATATAAAGGACGAAGTGCGCTGCCTGGCACTGGAAATAGCTGAAAAGTTATTAAACCGTGAACTGCAGACTAATGCTGAGGCGGTGATGGCTATTGTGGATGAAGCCATGCAAATGGTAGGCAATCGGCCGTATGTTCTCTTATGGGTACATTCCCGGGATAAACAAATATGTGAAAAGCACCGTGATCAATTGCTGGGTCATCTGCCGCCTAAAGCCGAGCTGCAAATTACGGCCGATGATGCGGTGGAACCGGGCGGCTGCGTTGTGGAGACGGATTACAGTAAAGTAGACGCCAGACTATCTACCAGGTGGCAATCTTTACTGGCCGCCATCAAAGAGGAGTCTGAATAA
- the fliF gene encoding flagellar basal-body MS-ring/collar protein FliF, with translation MNSRFLVKIRQWWQTLERPRKIMFIAGCAVILVTVAVLGSLLLRTNYAPLFTELESQNAAKVIDQLESMSIPYRLTNNGKTIEVPEDQVYKLRIQMASEGVLHDNGAGFELFDEKKFGITEFEQHVGYQRALQEELRRTVVQLSEVEQARVHLVLPRESVFLDEEVVPSASIALKLKPYAELKPNQVQGIQSLVMGSIEGLTPENIHIIDMQGNVLNDSLSETESLTAAALENYELRRKYEKEMETRLQQMLNRILGPGRAVAMVSADMNFDHEQTVRTEHGPGAVYSEQTINEEGTGGTTGGVPADAEMPGEQLPFLGNQTDSNYNKEQTTTNYQVDTTEQTLVKSPGTIRRLSVSVTVDGEYTPNNLDSLQQTLASAVGYNAARGDQITVSSMAFNEEANPNFNETAETPTLTDQRYLISAGIALAVLILLLVLFLLLRRRARRRRELLELQEAEEQARQEAAIAEEQQEFIIEEPKPGYRTQIKEIAKDRPDDVAEILKVWLKE, from the coding sequence ATGAATAGCAGGTTTCTTGTTAAAATACGTCAATGGTGGCAGACACTGGAGCGACCGCGAAAAATAATGTTTATTGCGGGTTGCGCAGTTATTCTGGTTACCGTTGCCGTGCTTGGTTCGCTGTTATTGCGCACCAATTACGCACCTCTATTTACAGAGCTGGAATCGCAAAACGCCGCCAAAGTAATCGATCAGTTGGAAAGTATGTCAATACCATACCGCCTGACTAATAACGGAAAAACTATTGAGGTGCCGGAAGATCAGGTGTATAAACTGCGTATTCAGATGGCCAGCGAGGGTGTGTTACACGATAACGGGGCGGGTTTTGAACTGTTTGATGAAAAAAAATTCGGTATAACGGAATTCGAACAGCATGTTGGTTATCAGCGAGCTTTGCAAGAGGAATTGCGTCGTACCGTAGTGCAGTTGTCAGAAGTAGAACAGGCCAGGGTCCATCTGGTGCTGCCGCGGGAAAGTGTTTTCCTGGACGAAGAGGTTGTGCCGTCGGCTTCCATTGCGCTGAAGTTAAAGCCATATGCCGAGCTGAAGCCCAACCAGGTACAGGGCATCCAGAGCCTGGTTATGGGCAGCATAGAGGGATTGACACCGGAAAATATACATATTATTGATATGCAGGGCAATGTTCTTAACGATTCACTGTCGGAAACCGAGTCATTAACTGCGGCCGCCCTGGAAAACTATGAATTAAGAAGAAAATATGAAAAAGAAATGGAAACCCGGTTGCAACAGATGCTAAACCGTATTCTGGGACCCGGACGGGCTGTAGCCATGGTTTCCGCCGATATGAATTTCGATCATGAGCAGACCGTTCGTACGGAGCATGGTCCGGGTGCCGTATACAGTGAACAAACTATTAATGAAGAGGGTACGGGCGGCACTACGGGCGGTGTGCCGGCGGATGCGGAGATGCCGGGCGAACAGTTGCCCTTTTTGGGCAACCAAACCGACTCCAATTATAACAAGGAGCAGACTACTACCAATTATCAAGTTGATACTACTGAACAAACTCTAGTGAAGTCACCGGGGACCATACGCAGGTTGTCGGTTTCAGTAACGGTTGACGGTGAATATACTCCGAACAATCTGGATTCTCTGCAACAGACACTGGCCTCCGCGGTCGGTTATAATGCCGCCCGGGGTGACCAGATAACCGTATCCAGTATGGCTTTTAATGAGGAGGCCAATCCTAACTTTAATGAAACGGCTGAGACACCCACATTAACCGATCAACGATATCTGATCAGTGCGGGTATTGCGCTGGCGGTATTGATTCTTTTACTGGTGTTGTTCTTACTATTAAGAAGGAGGGCACGCCGGCGCAGGGAATTGCTGGAACTGCAGGAAGCGGAGGAGCAAGCTCGACAAGAAGCGGCCATTGCTGAAGAGCAGCAGGAATTCATAATTGAGGAGCCTAAACCGGGGTACCGTACCCAGATAAAAGAAATTGCCAAAGACAGACCGGATGATGTTGCGGAAATTCTTAAGGTCTGGCTGAAGGAGTAA
- the fliE gene encoding flagellar hook-basal body complex protein FliE, protein MKVPPVSTPTATSEPFVENNKSDSFRKVFDKAMQNLNEKQLESEQTVKDFLTGEVQDLHTVMIAMEEAKLTLQLAVEVRNKVIEAYQEISRMQI, encoded by the coding sequence ATGAAAGTTCCGCCCGTCTCAACGCCGACTGCTACTTCGGAGCCTTTTGTTGAAAACAACAAATCAGACTCCTTTAGAAAAGTATTCGACAAGGCAATGCAAAACTTAAATGAGAAGCAGCTGGAATCAGAGCAAACGGTGAAAGATTTTTTAACCGGTGAAGTGCAGGATCTTCATACGGTGATGATTGCCATGGAGGAAGCCAAGCTTACCTTGCAATTGGCTGTGGAGGTGCGAAATAAAGTAATTGAAGCTTACCAGGAAATATCAAGAATGCAAATATAG
- the flgB gene encoding flagellar basal body rod protein FlgB gives MEILNDSLSTILAKQLDACTLRQKVIANNVANVNTPIFNRSRVDFQQHLKEALDSGGFAMRTADERHIAPRQGGLDSLVPKIVLENATAMKASGNNVDIDEEMVDLVSNTLLYRLATRVRSDRANTMSYVIKGGR, from the coding sequence ATGGAAATTCTGAATGATTCTCTGTCGACTATACTCGCTAAACAGTTGGATGCCTGTACTTTGCGCCAGAAAGTAATTGCCAACAATGTTGCCAATGTGAATACGCCCATTTTTAACAGATCCAGGGTGGATTTTCAGCAGCATTTGAAAGAGGCGTTGGACAGCGGCGGTTTTGCTATGCGTACGGCTGATGAACGGCATATTGCCCCAAGACAAGGGGGTTTGGACAGTCTGGTTCCGAAAATAGTCCTGGAAAATGCCACTGCCATGAAGGCCAGTGGCAATAACGTGGATATTGATGAAGAAATGGTTGACCTGGTCAGCAACACCCTTTTATACAGGTTGGCAACCAGGGTGCGCAGTGACCGGGCCAACACGATGAGTTATGTTATTAAGGGAGGCAGGTAA
- the fliI gene encoding flagellar protein export ATPase FliI, giving the protein MHDLSKEISKWREKIQQIKILRPTGKVTKVIGLTMEVKGIAAGVGEICDIHVPGETGPVLAEVVGFQEDSSILMPLGELRGMFPGCLVVPRGEQLTVNVGQELLGRVLDGLGKPMDGKHLGVKQAYTVNNAPPGPLGRKRISEAFTTGVRAIDALLTCGQGQRIGIFSGSGVGKSTLLGMMARFCSADLNVIALIGERGREVLDFIENDLGPEGLARSVVVAATSDQPALVRLKGAFVASAIAEYFRDRGQNVLLFMDSVTRFAMAQREVGLAIGEPPATKGYTPSVFSLLPKLLERSGTARRGTITAFYTVLVEADDMNEPIADAVRGILDGHIVLSRELAARSHFPAIDVLHSVSRLMNDLVDHDHKQAASWLRNLLAAYTQSEDLINVGAYTRGSNKTIDEAIKYYPKINQFLCQDVHEKSEFDKTIEDLITLKK; this is encoded by the coding sequence ATGCACGATTTGTCCAAAGAGATTTCCAAATGGCGGGAAAAAATCCAACAAATAAAAATATTGCGGCCGACCGGCAAGGTAACCAAGGTTATCGGCCTTACCATGGAAGTAAAGGGTATAGCCGCCGGTGTGGGTGAAATCTGCGATATTCATGTACCCGGCGAAACCGGACCCGTATTGGCTGAGGTAGTGGGTTTCCAGGAAGATTCCTCCATATTAATGCCGCTGGGCGAACTGCGGGGGATGTTTCCGGGTTGTTTGGTAGTACCCAGGGGCGAGCAGCTTACCGTAAATGTGGGACAGGAACTCTTAGGCAGAGTGCTGGACGGTCTGGGAAAACCAATGGATGGTAAACACCTGGGTGTTAAACAAGCCTATACGGTCAATAACGCTCCACCCGGCCCGCTGGGCAGGAAACGCATTAGCGAAGCATTTACCACGGGTGTGCGGGCGATTGATGCTCTGTTAACCTGCGGCCAAGGGCAGCGCATCGGTATCTTTTCCGGCAGCGGGGTTGGCAAAAGCACATTGCTGGGCATGATGGCCAGGTTTTGCAGTGCCGATTTAAATGTTATTGCATTGATTGGTGAACGTGGCCGTGAAGTATTGGATTTTATTGAAAACGACCTGGGACCCGAGGGGTTGGCCCGCTCGGTGGTGGTGGCCGCCACTTCCGACCAGCCCGCCCTGGTGAGGCTGAAGGGCGCGTTTGTTGCCAGTGCTATAGCCGAGTATTTTCGGGACCGGGGGCAAAATGTGCTTTTATTTATGGATTCTGTTACCCGTTTTGCAATGGCTCAGCGTGAGGTGGGGTTGGCCATCGGGGAACCTCCGGCTACCAAAGGTTACACGCCTTCGGTATTCAGCCTGCTGCCAAAGCTGTTGGAACGCTCCGGCACCGCTCGCCGCGGTACTATCACTGCTTTTTATACCGTGCTGGTGGAGGCGGATGATATGAATGAGCCTATCGCTGATGCGGTAAGGGGTATATTGGACGGGCACATAGTGCTTTCACGCGAACTGGCGGCCCGCAGTCATTTTCCGGCAATTGACGTGCTGCATAGCGTGAGCAGATTGATGAATGATCTGGTTGATCATGATCATAAACAGGCAGCTTCATGGCTGCGGAATCTTTTAGCCGCCTATACACAGTCGGAGGATCTGATTAATGTGGGGGCTTATACGCGCGGTTCCAACAAGACTATTGACGAGGCTATTAAGTATTACCCTAAAATAAACCAGTTTTTGTGCCAGGATGTTCATGAAAAGTCAGAATTCGATAAAACTATTGAAGACCTGATAACGCTAAAGAAGTGA
- the flgN gene encoding flagellar export chaperone FlgN, with translation MINTNTVEKILSQKLKLMQQFCELTELLQHALRDEDMQKINDLLDARQRVINHIDELDGQLADYRPALACACPNPVNGNRIGDMRQVEEKIQECLMRARELDWEIQETIKQKYQGMVKNIGTVRVARRAETMYRKKAASRYGYFVDKKK, from the coding sequence TTGATAAATACTAACACCGTAGAGAAAATACTATCGCAAAAACTTAAGTTAATGCAGCAGTTTTGTGAGTTGACGGAATTACTGCAGCATGCTTTGCGCGATGAAGATATGCAAAAAATTAACGATCTGTTGGATGCCAGGCAAAGAGTTATCAATCATATTGACGAATTGGATGGACAATTGGCAGATTACCGGCCTGCCCTTGCTTGTGCTTGTCCTAACCCCGTTAACGGTAATCGGATTGGAGACATGCGGCAGGTTGAAGAAAAAATTCAGGAGTGTCTGATGCGGGCCCGGGAGCTGGATTGGGAGATTCAAGAAACAATAAAGCAAAAGTACCAGGGTATGGTTAAAAATATCGGCACCGTGCGGGTAGCCAGGCGAGCGGAAACCATGTATCGCAAAAAAGCTGCTTCCAGGTACGGGTATTTTGTCGATAAGAAAAAGTAA
- the fliG gene encoding flagellar motor switch protein FliG — MPATTAKLNGLQKTAILLISLGSDLSAAILKKNFHQDDIEKITQQISMMNTVPKETQEDVMEEFAQMLQAREFLMLGGPDYAKEMLQKAVGDTKAIEILEKVQSTIKNKPFSMLRKTDPKHLLSFIRDEHPQVIALILSHLHNDQAALILSALNPEQQSAIARRIAMTDRVSPEMMREVENILERKLSVLEHSEQSMGGIKSLVDILNRVDRGTEKTILEELEISDPELTEEVRKLLFVFEDIVKLPDASIQRVLREVDPKDLARAMRASNEDVQERLFKNMSKRASDMLRDEIKYMGPVRLRDVEESQQRIVQIIRRLDETGEIIIARGGEDAIIT, encoded by the coding sequence ATGCCTGCTACTACAGCCAAATTAAACGGCTTGCAAAAAACTGCCATATTACTGATTTCTTTGGGCTCGGATTTATCAGCCGCTATTTTAAAGAAAAACTTTCACCAGGATGATATAGAAAAAATTACCCAGCAGATATCTATGATGAATACCGTGCCCAAAGAAACGCAAGAGGATGTTATGGAAGAATTCGCCCAAATGCTGCAAGCACGTGAATTTTTGATGTTGGGCGGGCCTGATTACGCTAAGGAAATGCTGCAAAAAGCGGTTGGCGACACCAAAGCTATCGAGATATTGGAGAAAGTGCAAAGCACTATTAAAAATAAACCCTTTAGCATGTTGCGCAAGACCGACCCCAAACATTTGCTTTCTTTCATCCGCGATGAACATCCGCAGGTGATTGCCTTGATATTGTCTCATTTGCATAATGATCAGGCGGCGCTGATACTTTCGGCGTTAAACCCGGAGCAGCAGAGCGCCATTGCCCGGCGGATAGCTATGACCGACCGGGTATCGCCTGAAATGATGCGCGAAGTGGAGAATATCCTGGAACGCAAGCTTTCCGTACTGGAACACAGTGAACAGAGTATGGGTGGTATAAAATCATTGGTGGATATATTAAACCGGGTTGACCGGGGCACTGAAAAAACAATTCTGGAGGAATTGGAAATTTCCGATCCCGAGTTGACCGAAGAAGTACGCAAACTGTTGTTTGTGTTTGAAGATATTGTTAAACTGCCCGACGCATCCATTCAGCGGGTGCTGAGAGAAGTTGATCCCAAGGATCTGGCCAGGGCCATGCGCGCAAGTAATGAGGATGTTCAGGAACGCTTATTTAAGAATATGTCCAAGCGGGCTTCCGATATGCTGCGTGACGAAATCAAATACATGGGACCGGTGCGCCTGAGAGATGTGGAGGAATCGCAGCAAAGAATCGTGCAAATCATCAGGCGTCTTGATGAAACCGGTGAAATTATTATTGCGCGGGGTGGTGAGGATGCCATTATCACATAA
- the fliS gene encoding flagellar export chaperone FliS, with protein MALNNPYQKYQQNSVVGAAPEELTNMLYSGGVRFIRQSIMHIEENNMQKAHETLIKAQEIYIYLQNTLDKNIEISNNLDRLYDFIIQQLMQANIKKDIGVLQDVQGLAEELRNTWQEAMAKARGR; from the coding sequence TTGGCTTTAAACAATCCGTATCAGAAATATCAGCAGAACTCGGTGGTCGGCGCCGCCCCCGAGGAATTAACCAATATGCTTTATAGCGGCGGAGTGCGCTTTATCCGCCAGAGTATAATGCATATAGAAGAAAATAATATGCAAAAGGCTCATGAAACGCTGATCAAAGCGCAGGAAATATATATTTATCTTCAAAATACTCTGGATAAAAACATAGAGATATCCAATAATCTGGATCGCCTGTACGATTTTATTATTCAGCAGCTTATGCAGGCCAATATAAAAAAAGACATCGGCGTGCTGCAGGATGTGCAGGGTTTGGCCGAGGAATTACGAAACACCTGGCAAGAAGCTATGGCTAAGGCAAGAGGCAGGTAA
- the fliJ gene encoding flagellar export protein FliJ, whose translation MKKFQFRLEPVLKHRGAREEKAALEQARAQEEYMHNYQVLCNTMEKLEQAAQGDQAMDQFDLFNTQAYCSYMTQEVRKQEAVLHSSGQKLAGCRKKLIKAMQERSIIEKLKENQLQSYNKFVASFVQKECDEIATQQFLLRNK comes from the coding sequence ATGAAGAAATTTCAGTTTCGGCTGGAACCGGTATTAAAGCACCGGGGGGCCCGCGAAGAAAAAGCCGCTCTGGAACAGGCCCGTGCCCAGGAAGAATATATGCACAACTACCAAGTGTTGTGTAATACCATGGAAAAATTGGAGCAAGCCGCACAAGGGGACCAGGCCATGGATCAGTTTGATTTATTTAATACTCAGGCCTATTGCAGCTATATGACTCAAGAGGTACGCAAGCAGGAAGCGGTTTTGCACAGCTCCGGCCAGAAATTGGCCGGTTGCCGTAAAAAACTGATTAAGGCTATGCAGGAACGTTCCATAATCGAAAAACTTAAGGAAAACCAATTACAATCCTATAACAAGTTTGTTGCATCGTTTGTACAGAAGGAATGCGATGAAATAGCTACACAACAGTTTTTGCTCAGAAACAAATAA